The following proteins come from a genomic window of Campylobacter coli 76339:
- a CDS encoding Uracil phosphoribosyltransferase — translation MKNIHHIHHPLIEHKLGLLRDKQTKPFHFRMLIDEISTFLLFEATKDLCLKETQIQTPVATAKIKKLDEKIMICPILRAALGMLDSIFRLIPDASVGFLGFVRNEETLKADFYFQKLPKDAKERTAIVIDPMFATGGTAIDACNFLKDQGVRKIKFISILAAPQGLENFAKIHSDVELYIASIDESLNEKGYIVPGLGDAGDRVFNTLD, via the coding sequence ATGAAAAATATTCATCACATACACCATCCTTTAATAGAGCATAAATTAGGGCTTTTGCGTGATAAACAAACCAAGCCCTTTCATTTTAGAATGCTCATCGATGAGATTTCTACTTTCTTGCTTTTTGAGGCAACTAAAGATTTGTGTTTGAAAGAAACCCAAATTCAAACACCTGTTGCTACTGCTAAGATAAAAAAATTAGATGAAAAGATTATGATATGCCCTATCTTAAGGGCAGCTTTGGGTATGCTTGATAGTATTTTTAGGCTTATTCCTGATGCTAGTGTAGGGTTTTTGGGTTTTGTTAGAAATGAAGAAACGCTCAAGGCAGATTTTTATTTTCAAAAACTTCCCAAAGATGCAAAAGAGCGCACTGCTATTGTTATAGATCCTATGTTTGCAACAGGTGGCACTGCTATAGATGCTTGCAATTTTTTAAAAGATCAAGGAGTAAGAAAGATTAAATTTATTTCCATACTCGCAGCCCCGCAAGGTCTTGAAAATTTTGCAAAAATTCACAGCGATGTTGAACTTTATATAGCTTCAATTGATGAAAGTTTGAATGAAAAAGGTTATATAGTTCCAGGACTTGGAGATGCAGGAGATAGGGTTTTTAACACCTTAGATTAA
- a CDS encoding Menaquinone via futalosine step 1 has translation MIFGKIDYINLLPLHIYLKKYPLPNGYKASMEYKKGVPSKLNKDLFYRRVDAAIISSIESARKKYKNLDLGICANKRVLSVLVEKNTSNAKDPSSATSNALAKVLKQEGRVIIGDKALKLYLQDPSRYIDLCAKWYEKTSLPFVFARFSCVQKKALYKQILKKFPKTKIKIPYYILQNYAKTRDLDIKDMRYYLDEIIYYKISTKEKVALKRFVKACKALNLT, from the coding sequence ATGATTTTTGGAAAAATTGATTATATTAATCTTTTGCCTTTGCATATATACCTTAAAAAGTATCCATTACCTAATGGCTATAAAGCAAGCATGGAGTATAAAAAAGGTGTGCCAAGTAAGCTAAATAAGGATTTATTTTATAGACGAGTTGATGCAGCGATTATTTCAAGTATAGAAAGTGCTAGAAAAAAATATAAAAATTTAGATTTAGGTATTTGCGCTAATAAAAGAGTCTTGAGTGTTTTAGTGGAAAAAAATACATCCAATGCTAAAGATCCAAGTTCGGCAACTTCTAATGCTTTAGCTAAAGTTTTAAAACAAGAGGGAAGGGTGATTATAGGAGATAAGGCTTTAAAACTTTATTTGCAAGATCCTTCTAGGTATATTGATTTGTGTGCAAAATGGTATGAAAAAACAAGCTTACCTTTTGTTTTTGCTAGATTCTCTTGCGTGCAGAAAAAAGCTTTATATAAACAAATCCTAAAAAAATTTCCAAAAACAAAGATTAAAATTCCTTATTATATACTTCAAAATTATGCCAAAACGAGAGATTTGGATATAAAAGATATGAGATATTATCTTGATGAAATTATATATTATAAAATTTCAACCAAAGAAAAAGTGGCCTTAAAGCGTTTTGTAAAGGCTTGTAAGGCTTTAAATCTTACTTAA
- a CDS encoding Trk system potassium uptake protein TrkA produces the protein MKNLSYGVIGLGKFGSVVADELIAGGHTVIIADKDEEALKSIQNSPSYAYILDSTNISALKEAGFHDVEVVIVSIGENVEKSILTLMALKDIGVNNIIAKATSNIHGQILSKLGATKVIYPEKESAKKLVKDFLTKDADYEVFDLSANTIRAIKITIDDKLAGNSLKHIAQNMRVIGYKKLNTDWEILPDLETTTAYGGDVVILLGTVKELREFEH, from the coding sequence ATGAAAAATCTTAGTTACGGGGTTATAGGACTTGGAAAATTTGGATCCGTAGTCGCAGACGAACTTATAGCTGGGGGACATACCGTAATCATAGCTGATAAAGATGAGGAAGCTTTAAAAAGTATACAAAATTCACCAAGTTATGCCTATATCTTGGATTCTACCAATATTTCAGCTCTTAAAGAAGCAGGCTTTCATGATGTAGAAGTTGTAATCGTAAGTATAGGAGAAAATGTTGAAAAATCTATACTTACCCTAATGGCTCTTAAGGACATAGGGGTTAATAATATTATCGCAAAAGCTACCTCTAATATCCATGGACAAATTTTATCCAAACTTGGAGCTACAAAAGTAATCTATCCTGAAAAAGAAAGTGCTAAAAAACTTGTCAAAGATTTTTTAACCAAAGATGCAGATTATGAGGTTTTTGATCTATCGGCTAATACCATCCGTGCTATTAAAATCACTATAGATGATAAATTAGCAGGAAACTCATTAAAACATATTGCACAAAATATGAGAGTTATTGGCTACAAAAAACTCAATACAGACTGGGAAATACTACCTGATTTAGAAACAACTACTGCTTATGGTGGGGATGTTGTAATCTTACTTGGAACAGTTAAAGAACTTAGAGAATTTGAACATTAA
- a CDS encoding Potassium uptake protein, integral membrane component, KtrB, which produces MKQFGLDRRTFKILLAGYIVIALLGAILLHSSWAHTSPISFIDAFFTSTSAVSMTGLIVKNTAVDFTLAGQIIILILVQIGGLGYMSIGLFVYILIRKKVGFNGRNLLKESLFYPSMEGLFKFFKKVLLFIFTIELIGTILLTMRFALEMNFGKALWFGFFHSISAFNNSGFTIFENGLLAYKHDVAINLIVTSLIIIGGLGYFVLVELYFFQRKRLQNLSLHTKVVIMATLFLIVSSTLIIFLLEYANPKSIGSFSLFDKILSSYFIAINYRTAGFNTLDMSGLHDASLFFGSLFMVIGGAPGGTAGGMKITTVAVLLFYAYWSIRNGRVRIFNHEIPQETISRAFIIAVGSAVYIVIAVILLSLLESKFNFIDLLFETSSAFATVGISVGDGGTLSLCALFSDPSKIIIIIMMLSGRIGVFAFLLSVFQQDKAMHIKFPEGKIYL; this is translated from the coding sequence TTGAAACAATTTGGCTTAGACAGACGAACTTTTAAAATTTTACTAGCAGGATATATTGTGATTGCTTTACTTGGTGCCATTCTTTTGCATTCAAGTTGGGCTCATACAAGTCCTATTAGTTTTATCGATGCTTTTTTTACTAGCACTTCAGCAGTCAGTATGACTGGACTTATAGTTAAAAACACAGCAGTTGATTTTACTTTAGCAGGACAAATTATTATTTTGATTCTAGTTCAAATCGGTGGTTTAGGATATATGAGTATAGGACTTTTTGTTTATATACTCATACGCAAAAAAGTAGGCTTTAACGGTAGAAACTTACTTAAAGAGTCTTTGTTTTATCCTTCGATGGAGGGACTTTTTAAATTCTTTAAAAAAGTTTTACTATTTATTTTTACGATAGAGCTCATAGGCACTATACTTCTTACCATGCGTTTTGCGCTTGAGATGAATTTTGGCAAGGCTTTATGGTTTGGTTTTTTTCACTCAATCAGTGCTTTTAATAATTCTGGCTTTACTATTTTTGAAAATGGACTTCTTGCTTACAAGCACGATGTAGCTATTAATCTTATTGTTACCTCTCTTATTATCATCGGTGGACTTGGATATTTTGTCTTGGTTGAGCTGTATTTTTTTCAAAGAAAACGACTACAAAATTTAAGCTTACATACTAAAGTTGTTATTATGGCAACCCTTTTTCTTATCGTTTCTTCAACACTTATTATTTTTCTTTTAGAATATGCTAATCCAAAATCTATAGGCAGCTTTTCTCTTTTTGATAAAATTTTAAGTTCTTATTTTATTGCGATCAATTATCGTACCGCAGGATTTAACACGCTCGATATGAGTGGTTTGCATGATGCAAGCTTGTTTTTTGGATCTTTGTTTATGGTGATTGGAGGGGCGCCAGGTGGGACAGCAGGTGGGATGAAAATCACAACCGTTGCGGTGCTTTTATTTTATGCTTATTGGAGTATTCGCAACGGAAGGGTAAGAATTTTTAATCACGAAATTCCACAAGAAACTATTTCAAGAGCATTTATTATAGCTGTGGGCTCAGCAGTTTATATAGTTATAGCGGTTATTTTGCTTTCTTTATTAGAATCAAAATTTAATTTTATTGATCTGCTTTTTGAAACTTCTTCAGCATTTGCAACAGTGGGAATTTCTGTTGGAGATGGAGGGACTCTTTCACTTTGTGCTTTATTTAGCGATCCGAGTAAAATTATCATTATTATCATGATGTTAAGCGGAAGGATTGGTGTTTTTGCATTTTTGCTTTCTGTATTTCAACAAGATAAAGCAATGCATATTAAATTTCCTGAGGGAAAAATTTATTTATAA
- a CDS encoding 3,4-dihydroxy-2-butanone 4-phosphate synthase / GTP cyclohydrolase II, with the protein MKFVSIEQAIKDLQEGKMLVMVDAEDRENEGDLIFPAQFSTKEKVNFMIKEARGVVCVALAEELAKKFELPLMVPKNTSNHETAFTITVDAKDATTGVSAYERDMTIKIFADDNAKASDFVRPGHINPLIAKKGGVLERTGHTEGTVDLCQLAGLKQACVICEIVKDDGDMARRSDLEEFCVKHNLNMIAVSDIIEYRLKNESLIKLQEKSDAVLAGFKAQKFIFTDHNNAQHIAFAFKEIQKCENVKFHISGSDFELLTSDKFSKLLDQIRFLSENGGVIVFMQGEKSSVTQFKNYGIGAQILRYFGIEEIKLMSQSCDKDYIGLKGFGLNLKICNFN; encoded by the coding sequence ATGAAGTTTGTAAGCATTGAACAAGCGATTAAGGATTTACAAGAAGGAAAAATGCTTGTAATGGTAGATGCAGAAGATAGAGAAAATGAAGGAGATTTGATTTTTCCAGCTCAATTTAGCACTAAAGAAAAGGTAAATTTTATGATAAAAGAGGCTAGAGGGGTTGTATGTGTAGCACTCGCAGAAGAGCTTGCAAAAAAATTTGAACTTCCTTTAATGGTACCCAAAAATACTTCAAATCATGAAACAGCTTTTACGATCACAGTGGATGCAAAAGATGCAACCACAGGTGTGAGTGCTTATGAAAGAGATATGACGATAAAAATTTTTGCAGATGATAATGCAAAAGCAAGTGATTTTGTACGCCCTGGACACATAAATCCTTTGATAGCTAAAAAAGGCGGTGTTTTAGAACGCACAGGTCACACAGAAGGAACGGTTGATCTTTGTCAATTAGCAGGACTTAAACAAGCTTGTGTGATTTGTGAGATTGTTAAAGATGATGGAGATATGGCAAGAAGAAGTGATTTGGAGGAATTTTGCGTCAAGCATAATCTAAATATGATAGCTGTTTCTGATATCATAGAATATCGTTTAAAGAATGAAAGTCTTATTAAATTACAAGAAAAAAGTGATGCCGTTTTAGCAGGTTTTAAAGCGCAAAAATTTATTTTTACAGATCATAATAATGCTCAACATATAGCATTTGCATTTAAAGAAATTCAAAAATGTGAAAATGTTAAATTTCATATTAGCGGAAGTGATTTTGAGCTTTTAACTTCTGATAAATTTTCTAAATTATTAGATCAAATTCGTTTTTTAAGTGAAAATGGAGGAGTGATAGTTTTTATGCAGGGTGAAAAATCAAGTGTAACCCAGTTTAAAAATTATGGCATAGGTGCGCAAATTCTAAGATATTTTGGTATAGAAGAGATTAAGCTTATGTCGCAAAGTTGCGATAAGGATTATATAGGCTTAAAAGGTTTTGGTTTAAATCTTAAAATTTGTAATTTTAACTAA
- a CDS encoding Transamidase GatB domain protein: MTLKEQILNDIKEAMKQKDDFKRDTLRTLNAAFKQVEVDERIELDDERILKIITSEIKKRKDAIELYSKGGREDLAQKEQGEITLFESYLPQQLSDEELQIALKELITNLGVSSLKDQGLVMKEAKAKFGARVDGKRLNVTLRELLN; this comes from the coding sequence ATGACTTTAAAAGAACAGATATTAAATGATATTAAAGAAGCAATGAAGCAAAAAGATGATTTTAAACGCGATACTTTAAGAACGTTAAATGCCGCATTTAAACAGGTTGAAGTAGATGAAAGAATAGAATTAGATGATGAAAGAATTTTAAAAATTATTACAAGTGAGATTAAAAAACGCAAAGATGCTATCGAGCTTTATTCTAAGGGTGGAAGAGAGGATTTGGCACAAAAAGAACAAGGAGAAATAACGCTTTTTGAAAGTTATTTGCCTCAGCAATTGAGCGATGAGGAATTACAAATAGCCTTAAAAGAATTGATTACAAATTTAGGGGTTAGTTCTTTAAAAGATCAAGGTTTGGTAATGAAAGAAGCAAAGGCTAAATTTGGCGCAAGAGTAGATGGAAAAAGATTAAATGTAACACTTAGAGAGCTTTTAAATTAA